The DNA region GGATGGTGATCGAGGACCTGATCGGGCGGGGCGTGCGCGAGTTCAACTTCCTGCGCGGGCCGCAGCCCCACAAGTTCCACTGGGCCGACCGCAGCCGCGAGACGTTGCGGGTCGAGGGGTGGCGGCACACGGCCCTCGGGCCCCCGCTCGCCGGCCTCGACCGGCTGGCGGCCATCGGCCGTCGCGTCCGCCGTCGCTGGGCGGGCATGACGCGTGCGCCGCGGCCCGCGAGCGAGTGTGTTGCGCTGGTCGCGCGCCACGCCACGGCCTGATTCACTCCACCAGCCCCGTCATCCTGACGCTCACCTCCCACAGCCGCCGCGCGAGCCTCTCGTCGTACGACGCCGGCGACGAGCGCGCTTCCCGGCAGTCGACGAAGTAGCGGCCGCTGACGCCCTCGACCGCCGGCGAGGCGGCGAGGTGGACGGACGTCGCCGCGCCATCCTCCGCGGTCCGGAAGAAGGGCTTCAGCGCCCGCGCCACGAGCCTCGCCAGGCGGCCGTTGTTGTGTCCGAGTCCGGTCGCGACCGCGCCCGGATGCAGGCAGTTGGCGGTGACGGCCGTGCCGGCCAGCCGGCGCGCGAGCTCGTAGGTGAAGAGCACGTTGGCGAGCTTCGACTGGGCGTAGACGGCCATCCCGCGATAGCGGCGCCGGCGGCCGAGGTCGTCGAAGTCGATCCGGCCCCAGCGATGGACGTCGGAGGCGACGTTCACGATGCGGGCCGGGCCGCCCGCGGCGAGCCGGCCGAGGAGGAGATGCGTCAGGAGGAACGGCGCGAGGTGATTGACGGCGAAGACGGTCTCGATGCCGTCGGCGGTCTCGGCGTAGCGCAGGTTCACCACGCCGGCATTGTTCACGAGCACGTGCAGCGCGGGGTACGCCGCACGGAGGGCGTCGGCCACTCCGCGAACCGCCTCCTGTGATGACAGATCCGCGACGAAGAGCGTTACGCCATCGTGGCGGCTCGCGGCCCGCACCTCCGTGACCAGCGCCTCGCCGCGGGCGCGGTCGCGGCAGACGAGGCCGAGGGTCGCGCCCAGACGGCCGAGGGCGTGCGCGGTCGCCCGCCCGATCCCCGAGCTGGCCCCGGTTACCACGCAGACCCGGCCCCGCAGGTGCCCCTCGCTCACGCCCGCCCTTCTGCCGCGGGACGCCCCGGTTGTCGACCGACCCGCTTGACATGACCACCGACCGTCCGGGATAGTAGCACCGACCGATCGGTCGGTCCGATGCCAGCAGCCGACGCCGCCGTCTCCGCCGAGCAGACCTCGCGCGACAAGATCCTCGACGCCGCGGAGGCGCTGTTCGCCAAGCGCGGCTACGCGGCCATCGGGCTGCGCGAGCTCGCGGAGGTGGTCGGGCTCGGCAAGTCCTCCCTCTTCCACCACTTCCGGAACAAGGCGCAGCTCTACGCCGCGGTGACGGCGCGCATCCTGGTGCGCATCGAGGCGCGGCTCGTCCGCTCGCTCGCCGCCGGCGGTGATCCGCTCGTGCGCCTCGAGCGCTGGCTCGACGACCTGGTCGATCTGCTGGCGGACAACCCGACCTACGCCCGCGTGCTCCTGCGCTCGCTCTTCGAGGACGACGACCTGCCGGGCGACCTGCCGGAGGAGATCGAGGGTCACCGGGCGATCGCCGACATGATGGCCGCCGTCGGCGGGCTCCTGCGCGAGGGGATGGGCGCGGGCCTGTTCCGCCCGCTCCACGTGAACCACTTCCTGCTGACGCTCGTCGGCATCATCGTGTTTCCCTTCGCGTCGGGCGAGTTCGGCGCGGAGGTGCTGGGCAAGGACCTGTTCGACGCGGCCGAGGTCCGGCGCCGCAAGCGCGAGATCCGCGCGCTCCTGCGCTCCGGGCTGGTCGCACGCGCCTCGCGCTGAGGGAGAAGACCATGGAGAAGATACTGGCCGAGTACCGCCGGCGGCTCGGGGACTTCGAGCTCGTCGAGATCGACGAGGACCGGATCGCGGCGCTGCGTCGCGAGCTGGACGTCGACGTGCCCGTCGACCTCCACTGGACGTGGACCTACGCGAGCGAGGTGGAGGAGCTGCGGGCGCTCTACGAGCGCGGCAAGAAGGGCCAGTGGAACGCCGAGGCCGACGTCGACTGGTCGGTGCCCTTCCCGCGCCACGAGTGGTTCCTGCCGCGCGAGGGGCTCCAGATCCTGCCCTCGGTCCTGACCGCCATGGGTGCGGACGAGGCCACCTGCCAAGAGGCGGGGTTCGACGAGTTCGCCCACACCCTCTCGCAGCTCCTGCACGGCGAGCAGGCGGCGCTCCAGCTCTGCGGCCAGCTCACCAACGCCTGCCCCACCATGGACGCCAAGTTCTACGCCGCCTCGCAGGTGATCGACGAGGCACGCCACGTCGAGGTGTTCGCCAAGTTCCTCGAGCGCAAGGTGGGCACGATCTACCCGATCGGTGGGACCCTCAAGGTGCTCCTCGACAAGCTGCTCGCGGCGCCCACGTGGAAGATGAAGACGCTCGGCATGCAGTGCCTGTTCGAGGGCATGGCGGTCGGCATCTTCGACATGATCCAGAAGGGCTCGACCAACCCGCTCCTCTCCGACGTCATCCGGCGCGTGAAGCAGGACGAGGCGCGCCACGCGGCGTTCGGCATCCTCACCATGCGCCGGACGGTCCGCGAGGCGACGCCGGAGGAGCTGGTGGAGATGGAGGACTTCTCGTTCAGCCTCCTCGAGGCGCTCAACGCGAACCAGCAGCTCGACATGCTGCGCGAGCTCTGTCCGAAGTACGGGCTCGATCCCGACAACGTCGTCGCGATGCTGCTCGCGCAGCCCGAATGGGCGAAGTTCAACAGCGACGTCTTCATGCACACGGTGGTGCCGAACCTCGCCCGCCTCGGCCTCATCACCGAGCGCACCGAAGCCGGCTACCGGGCGTGCGGCATCCTGTGGGGCGACCGGTTCGGGTTCGGCACCGACGCGGACGTCCAGTCGAGCCTCGCGGGCAGCTGAGGCGCGGCGGCCCTACTTCTTCACCTTGCGGTGGAAGGACCGCTCGGTCTTTCCGCTCGCCGCCTCGGCGCGCTGGGCGGCCGCCTCGGCACGGCTCGCGGCCGTCTCGGCCCGCCGCGCCGCGTCCTCGGCCCGGGCGACCGCGGCATCTTCCTTCCCCTGGGACATCTTGGCGCAACCGGCGGAGAGCGTACCGACCAGCATCAGGCTCGCTGCGAGGCAACCGACCGATCCTAGGCGCATCCCATTACCCTCCTTCCGGCGCCCCAGC from Deltaproteobacteria bacterium includes:
- a CDS encoding TetR/AcrR family transcriptional regulator → MPAADAAVSAEQTSRDKILDAAEALFAKRGYAAIGLRELAEVVGLGKSSLFHHFRNKAQLYAAVTARILVRIEARLVRSLAAGGDPLVRLERWLDDLVDLLADNPTYARVLLRSLFEDDDLPGDLPEEIEGHRAIADMMAAVGGLLREGMGAGLFRPLHVNHFLLTLVGIIVFPFASGEFGAEVLGKDLFDAAEVRRRKREIRALLRSGLVARASR
- a CDS encoding SDR family oxidoreductase yields the protein MRGRVCVVTGASSGIGRATAHALGRLGATLGLVCRDRARGEALVTEVRAASRHDGVTLFVADLSSQEAVRGVADALRAAYPALHVLVNNAGVVNLRYAETADGIETVFAVNHLAPFLLTHLLLGRLAAGGPARIVNVASDVHRWGRIDFDDLGRRRRYRGMAVYAQSKLANVLFTYELARRLAGTAVTANCLHPGAVATGLGHNNGRLARLVARALKPFFRTAEDGAATSVHLAASPAVEGVSGRYFVDCREARSSPASYDERLARRLWEVSVRMTGLVE